A stretch of Argiope bruennichi chromosome 10, qqArgBrue1.1, whole genome shotgun sequence DNA encodes these proteins:
- the LOC129988939 gene encoding histidine-rich glycoprotein-like, with amino-acid sequence MKALGVLLLFALVACCAAIIPISIHLGHSHRYAPSYGHGHYGHGYAVRSHHYYPSYGYGHHGYGHDHYGHHGYGHSPALTIGFGKR; translated from the exons ATGAAAGCTTTG GGTGTCCTTCTCCTCTTCGCTTTGGTGGCCTGCTGTGCAGCCATCATCCCCATATCTATTCATCTGGGTCATTCGCATCGCTACGCCCCCTCCTATGGACACGGTCATTATGGTCACGGCTATGCTGTAAGGAGCCATCACTATTATCCCTCTTATGGATATGGACATCATGGGTATGGGCACGATCATTATGGACATCATGGATATGGACACAGTCCTGCTTTGACTATTGGATTCGGCAAACGATGA